In the genome of Oligoflexus sp., the window AGGATAATCGCGGCTGTCAGACCATTGGGTCCAGCCCCCACAACGACGGCATCGGGGTTTCTCATGAATTGCCTTCCGCGTCAGCATCGGGATCACGCCGCATCATAACGGGAGCATAAGCACCGAGCGTTTTTCGTTTCCACCAGTGACCCCTGGCTTTTCTTTCGGCGGCATTCGTGAATTCATATTCATAAAGAAGAGCTCTGATATAGCGCGGCGGAGTGGAGAAGGGCTGGGTTTTTAAAAGCCTCTGCACCGGCTCTGCACCCTCGAAAAGTTTAAGGATGAGTCTTTGAAACCAGATGGTTCGATAAAAACTGCTCAGCGCTGCAAACCACATCTGCCAGTCCAGCCTTGGCTGATGCGGGGCCACAAAGCGAGGGGCTTCTGCAAGGTTGCCCGGTTTATAACGAAATTCATAGGCCTTCCATGTGTGTCCGTCCATGCTGCCCTCCAGGATAATCTCGGGGCGTGTCGTGGTCATATGACGGAAGAGTCCATAGCTATTGACGAGGTGAAAGGACTGAATGAACCGCTGGAGTTTTTGAATCCAACGCGGTGTGGAGACATCAGGAAAGGCGGATTGAATGACCTGGGGAACGCTGATGACAAGGATAAAAAGAGTCAGACAGCCATGGAGCAGCCAGAGGACTGGAAAGGATGCAGGTGGCGACGATTGAGCCCAGGATGATTCCGCGTGACTGATCAGAGCAGGCGAAAAAAAAGGACGCCAGATGCTGTCATCCAGAAGAGGCAGACTGAGAGCCGCGGTCAGTATATTAAAAAAAGTGTAATTGCCTGTGATGAAGATGACAAGCATGAGAAACAAAAATCCTGCGGCCGCCAGATGCCGGAACGGGGCCGGCGCGAAGATGAAAAAAGGTAAAACGATTTCAATGACGAGGACCATGGCCACACCGAAGCGATGAAGTGGTGCAGGCAACCAGTGAAAATACCAGGCCACGCGATGTGGCAGCGGCTGCGTTTGATAATGGACTTCCAAAGAGCTGAGCCGGCGCCAGGTTTCATCCCCGCAGGAAAGTTTCACGGCGCCTGATTCGAACATCAACCGGAAGATCAGCCACCAAAGAAGGAGAAGGCCGAAGGGAGAAAACCCTAGAAATATAGCCAAAAAACCTGTTTCAATCAGAAGCACGTCCCATTGAAAGGATAAAAAATCCTGTCCCGCCACAGTCAGGGAAAGATAGCAGATAAAAAGAATGATGAGACAGGGAAATTCCCCAATACCCAGGATCAGACTCAGGGACGCAGCCATACCGATGCCGGTGACAGTAAGCAGCGCCTTATCATCACTACGAAACCAAAAGAGGGTAGGAAGGTGTCGGTAGGCTTTTTTTCCGAAGTGGCTGCGCATCTCGTTCAAATAATCCCCAAGCGGCAGGATGCCCTCTTCGCCGATAAGCCCTCGGATCTGAACGGCTAGGGAAAAAAAAGCACAAAGATAAACAATGCCCAGCGCCCGCAGGAAAATCCAAAGACTGAGCGTAAAATCATCGGAAAAACTGTGAAGCCCATTCGCAAGAGAGAGTGCAGCTGATAAAAACCCGCTCATGAAAACCCTCACGAATGGATGCGATCACGTCCGGGACGGCAGCGGAAAAAAGCGGCCCAGAAGAAAGCCAATTCCCAAGGCGCCAAGGGCATAACGATAGGGCTGCCGCCTGATGGATTCATCCATCTGATTCGACTTTGTTTGAATAGAAGTCGTCTCCAAAGGACGACCGGCTGCGGATTCCGCCACGGAACCCTTATCCATAAAGTGATCCAGTCCGTAGGATCCGCCGGTGGATGCGGTCAGAGCATTATCAAAAGCGGTCTGTGCGGTGGAACGCTCGGGATGCAGTTGGCTCGGCGGAACATAAACGCTGTCCTCGCCGTGACGTCCGGGTTCACTGCTACGCGCAATCGTGTCCACACGATTCTTATCGCTTGCATGGCGCCGGGTTTCGGCTTGCGGCTCCTTGTTTTTAGGCTCAGGAATGGGTGCCAGACTCGCATCAGAATTTTGCATAGGTGCTGCCTTTCCTGGGGAAAATATGGGATGAAATTCCTGGGACGACCTTGGTGAAGACGTCCTTCAGGTGGTAATGATGTCGGCAAGATCAAGGAAAGTAAAGCAGGGTTTAATGCACTCGTGAACTCAACACGTTTGCGTGTCACGCCGCGGTAAAATCTGCGGACGAACCCTGCAGTCTTGATTAGACGATCTGACTGTGAGCCCCTGTGAGCCTTCACTTTCAGATGGTATCTTCCGGCGACTCTCTGCTAGTCTTGGCCACCAGCTTTCAACAGACGAAATCGACCACTCGAGGGAGTAATAGGCATGACTCAAAAAGCCAGGATGGAAGGCATCACCTTTCCGGATGGACAGACAGGTTCCACTTTTCTGCGTCAGGTTATGGCTCAGGCTTTGGAGCAGTTTCCAGGCGAATTTTCCGGCCTGGAATTGCCCAGTGAAAAGGCTTTCAAGAAACATTACAGCGAAGCCGTCGTGCGTTTCGAGGCAGCCCGCGTGGCCTCGCCCCGTCGCTCTGAGATTGCCCAGTTTATAGTGAATTACACCCATGATCAGTTGGTTTATAAAACCGAATCTGGATCCACGCCCTGGCGTGATTATATCAAGGGCGCTGCGCCTTCTGTGACGCTTGAATCGCATGAATTCAAGGGAAAGCCTGGATTTGTGCCAGGCGTGACCTTTCATGGACGGGCCTATCAGGGCGCGTCGTTGCCTTACCTGGGGCAAAAACTTTTAGCGGAGCAGAAAATCACCGGAGCGGTCGCGAAGGCTCTGAATTGGGTGCAGCAAGTTGCAAAAAATCAGGGCGGCGCCATCGATCTGAGCGGTCAGAAATTTGTGATCCTCGGAGCCTCGGCTGAGCTTGCGCCGACCCCGCTGCTTCTTCAGGCTGGCGCTTCCGTGCTCTGGATCGATGTGCAGGGACCGGATGCCTATCTTGCAACGCCGCAGAAATATGCAGGACGCTTGAGCCACAGTCCTGAAGCCAGAAATATTCTTCTGCAGCCGCGGGAAATCAAAGCCGCGATCGAAGCCTTTGCCGCGGGTGAACCCGTGCATGTCGCGATGTTTGCCTATGCCGCTGGAGCCAGCCAGGAGTGGCGCCTGGCCGCGACCATGAATGCGCTGGTCATGGAACTGAGTCCCGAGATTGTGGGATCGGTTACGATGCTGATTTCCCCGACTTCCGCTGCGACGGTCCAGCCCGAGGATTTTGCGCGATCTTTGGAAAATAAACGCAAACCACCTCTGTGGCAAAGCGCTTTGAAAACCATCGGCGCGCTCGGGGCCTCATGCAGTTACGATCAGGCGGGTATTCCGATTGCGCGGGCCATCGTGCCTTTGCAGGGCGCGAGTTATCAGGCGGCGCAGTATATTTCCAAGACTCTGGCGGCCGAAGTTTTAGCGAATTATGGAGTAGGAAACCGGAAAGGGCAGGGGCCTTTGCGTGTGTCAGCAAACGTTGCCGGCATTACCAAAACGAAATCGCTGCAGCATCCGGTATTTCAGGCTGCGTTCCTGGGCGCGGAAGCCTTCGGCGTGGAAATCTTTGAAGTGCCGTGCACCCGAGCGCTCAGCACCCTTCTAATGGTGCATGATCTTTTCAATCCTGATGCCTTTCCGAAAACGGAGATGAGCCAGATCTTTGCCCAGCAGGTCCATGGCGGGATTTATTCCCGGGCTTTTGCTTTAGACCCTATGATACGGATTGCGACGATGATGGGTTTGGTCAAACAACCCCAGCTGCTTTTGAAATTGATGTAAGGTTGAGGCGGGAGGGCCCTGGAGGCTCTCCCCTTTCTGTTTTTCTCTCTTGATTGTCTGCAATAAAAGCGGGCGCTGTGATTCTTCTGCGGGCTGATCGCCTGTGAAATGAAGATTTCCCGCAATATTAGATAATTTTGGAGAGAAAACATGTCAAACAGCCCCTCGTTTAAAGTCCAGTCCCTTGCCCTTTGCCTGCCGTTGACCCTGCTTTTGGCTTGCGGTCATGATTCCAAGAAAAAAGATGACGCCCCCGTGGTCCAGAAAGAGGCGCCCGCAGAGCCCGCACCGGCCCCAGCGCCCGCAGAGCCAGCACCTGTGGAGCCAGCACCTGTGGAGCCAGCACCTGTTGAGCCAGCGCCTGTTGAGCCAGCACCTGTTGAGCCAGCTCCTGTTGAGCCAGCTCCCGTTGAGCCAGCTCCCGTTGAGCCAGCTCCCGGTAAACCTGCTCCCGTTGAGCCAGCTCCTGTTGAGCCTGCTCCTGGTAAGCCTGCTCCTGGTAAGCCTGCTCCTGTTGAGCCTGCTCCTGGTAAGCCCGCTCCCGGTAAGCCTGCTCCTGCGAAGCCCGCTCAGCAGGCTGAAATCGTCGGAACCTGGGCTTCCTGCGATGTTTTCGATTATTCATCCTTTGAATTCAAACGTTCGGGCAGCGCATATGTTGTTGTCACCGTCAGTGCTGATGGCAAATTCAAATTCGAGAACACGTGGTTCACCGATGCTGCATGCAAAGTTGCTTTCACTCAGGAAGCTGCCGACCGCATGAAAGCAGAGGGCGCGACGTTTGAAGATCAGGAACTTCATGACTATCTGAAAGGCAAGATCTTCGAAACCAGCTATAAGGCTGAAGCCATCGGTGCAAACGGTTTGGGCACCCTT includes:
- a CDS encoding lipase maturation factor family protein, which gives rise to MSGFLSAALSLANGLHSFSDDFTLSLWIFLRALGIVYLCAFFSLAVQIRGLIGEEGILPLGDYLNEMRSHFGKKAYRHLPTLFWFRSDDKALLTVTGIGMAASLSLILGIGEFPCLIILFICYLSLTVAGQDFLSFQWDVLLIETGFLAIFLGFSPFGLLLLWWLIFRLMFESGAVKLSCGDETWRRLSSLEVHYQTQPLPHRVAWYFHWLPAPLHRFGVAMVLVIEIVLPFFIFAPAPFRHLAAAGFLFLMLVIFITGNYTFFNILTAALSLPLLDDSIWRPFFSPALISHAESSWAQSSPPASFPVLWLLHGCLTLFILVISVPQVIQSAFPDVSTPRWIQKLQRFIQSFHLVNSYGLFRHMTTTRPEIILEGSMDGHTWKAYEFRYKPGNLAEAPRFVAPHQPRLDWQMWFAALSSFYRTIWFQRLILKLFEGAEPVQRLLKTQPFSTPPRYIRALLYEYEFTNAAERKARGHWWKRKTLGAYAPVMMRRDPDADAEGNS
- a CDS encoding pentapeptide repeat-containing protein, whose translation is MIENIAGSPGSDDFSLLSGLRRSRLTGSGLTRSRLNRSRLTRSRLTRSRLNRSWLNGSRFTGSWLNGSWLNGSWLNRSWLNRCWLNRRWLNRCWLHRCWLHRCWLCGRWGRCGLCGRLFLDHGGVIFFLGIMTASQKQGQRQAKGKGLDFKRGAV